Proteins found in one Triticum urartu cultivar G1812 chromosome 4, Tu2.1, whole genome shotgun sequence genomic segment:
- the LOC125552797 gene encoding uncharacterized protein LOC125552797 translates to MAEPPPPPPLPHLFPLAGGPPLVVVSPSTEPSAPCPPAAAPAGGPPATASATADPPSAAPATGGPPDAAPSAAGPPTAAPFAVGPEAGDLAATGPAAPDLGAAGPAAADPAAGAPTGASPAAGPADAAPATAAPALSTSASSPAAGAPTADGPPILAGEDVSSSTSAQSPRRIPAVRMDQTSTCVLEVRICSSRRNFSGGFSFSWSIDLHAITTMKGFLDAISAQYSWVVWSDDETIIVEWFDSASEKYKPVANDEELMTMFECFKQVRHGKVALKVLNEHEKRDELNANTPCTPSHATPSLALPSQPSNVSEETEEPTDTYLANPHEEYEHVGVDEEDQYSIGSACSDSDSSEDEVDNVVVDVDGVEDSSDDEEWIAEDAIPDDAPPDVAHNMEDPPMAVGTIYLNIEVFRLAIAQYSIKREFEYKIEKSEPTRFRAKCAQKGCKWRIHAGTIDDGASMEVKIHDEEHNCHNTRKSDNPKAASKSWICSKVIDWVKEDPSVTSMELRRRLHDKYKIWIRYDKVYRGRELASMRLFGNWDDSFDKLYAWKAEVEKRSPGSIVAIDHMEYKGKKGL, encoded by the exons ATGGCggaaccgccgccgccgccacccctcCCGCATCTGTTCCCGCTGGCCGGAGGTCCTCCTCTCGTGGTCGTCTCTCCATCCACTGAACCTTCCGCCCCCTGCCCTCCAGCTGCTGCTCCCGCTGGTGGTCCTCCAGCTACTGCTTCGGCCACAGCCGACCCTCCATCTGCCGCTCCCGCCACCGGCGGCCCTCCAGATGCTGCTCCCTCCGCAGCCGGCCCTCCAACCGCTGCTCCCTTTGCCGTCGGCCCTGAAGCTGGGGATCTTGCGGCCACTGGCCCTGCAGCACCGGATCTCGGAGCTGCCGGCCCTGCAGCTGCGGATCCAGCTGCCGGTGCCCCTACAGGTGCTTCTCCAGCCGCCGGCCCTGCAGATGCTGCTCCAGCCACCGCCGCCCCTGCACTGTCTACTTCCGCCTCATCCCCAGCAGCAGGCGCCCCTACAGCCGATGGACCTCCTATTCTAGCTGGTGAGGATGTTTCTTCTTCAACATCTGCTCAATCCCCGCGACGAATTCCTGCAGTAAG GATGGACCAGACATCAACATGTGTGCTAGAAGTTAGGATATGTAGCAGTCGCCGTAACTTCAGCGGAGGTTTTTCCTTCAGTTGGAGCATTGATTTGCATGCTATCACTACTATGAAGGGGTTTCTAGATGCTATTTCTGCACAATACTCTTGGGTTGTGTGGTCTGATGATGAAACTATCATTGTAGAATGGTTTGATAGTGCTAGTGAGAAATACAAACCTGTTGCAAATGATGAAGAGTTGATGACAATGTTTGAGTGTTTTAAGCAAGTTAGACATGGCAAAGTAGCACTTAAAGTTTTAAATGAACATGAAAAAAGGGATGAGTTAAATGCTAATACGCCATGTACTCCTTCACATGCAACACCTTCTCTAGCACTGCCTAGTCAGCCAAGTAATGTCagtgaagaaactgaagaacctACGGATACATATCTAGCGAATCCACACGAGGAATATGAACATGTAGGTGTTGATGAGGAAGACCAGTACTCAATTGGTAGTGCTTGCTCGGATTCCGATAGTAGTGAGGATGAGGTTGATAATGTTGTAGTTGATGTGGACGGTGTTGAGGACAGCAGTGATGATGAGGAGTGGATTGCAGAAGATGCTATACCGGATGATGCTCCTCCGGATGTAGCGCATAACATGGAAGACCCACCCATGGCTGTGGGCACTATATACCTGAATATTGAAGTGTTTAGATTGGCAATTGCTCAATACTCTATTAAGCGTGAATTTGAGTACAAAATTGAAAAATCTGAACCTACTCGATTCAGAGCTAAATGTGCACAAAAAGGATGCAAATGGAGAATACATGCCGGTACAATTGATGACGGTGCCAGTATGGAG GTGAAAATCCATGATGAAGAACATAATTGTCACAACACAAGAAAAAGTGATAACCCGAAGGCTGCTTCAAAGTCTTGGATATGTTCCAAGGTAATTGATTGGGTAAAAGAAGATCCTAGTGTGACATCAATGGAGCTACGAAGGAGGTTGCATGACAAGTACAAGATTTGGATCCGTTATGACAAAGTTTACCGTGGAAGAGAGCTAGCATCGATGAGGTTGTTTGGAAATTGGGATGATTCATTTGACAAGTTATATGCTTGGAAAGCTGAAGTTGAAAAGAGATCTCCTGGAAGCATAGTGGCCATTGATCACATGGAGTATAAAGGAAAAAAAGGTTTGTGA